CTGAACCTGCGGCTGGCCGGCTTCCTGAAAGATCTGCGGCGCGCCGGGCACTTCGAACGAAGCGTCTTTTATATAGACTTTCTGCAGGCTCAATTGGGCGTTGCCCTGCGGTTCTGCTGCGCCGTTGGTGGCGATGGTATCGACCATGTATTACTCCGGAATCTAGGGTGAAAAGGGCGCGGATTATCCCACGTCGCATGGCTTGGCGCACTGTTGCCGGCGGCGAGGGTGGTTTTATTGCGAATTGTTTGTTGCTTGCGGGTTATTGGCTGGTCGTCAAATATTGGCGGTCAGCCTTTTGTTTCAGCAACGTTGCGCCGCATGCAGGGTTTTCAACTGACGCATGAAAAATCTCCGTGCAGGTTCCGTCGAGATTATTTGACCACCGGCAGATCAGCCTGGCGCCACGCGGCGAGTCCGCCATCGAGCCAGTACACATTCTTGAAGCCGGCTTTCACGAGTCGCGCCGCCGCGGTAGCCGAGGTCTGGCCGGTCTTGCAACACATCGCGATCGGCAGCTCCTTGACCTTGACCAGATCTTTGCTTTCCGGATCGAACTGCGACTGCGGCACGTGTTTTGCGCCGACGATATGGCCCTGATCGAAATCCTGCTTGCTCGACATGTCGATCAGCAGCGCGTCGTTGCGATTGATGAGCTGGGTGAGGCCGCCGGGCGTCAGTGATTTGTAGCCGCGAAACAGGCCGGAAACTTCGTTGCTGATCAGGATGAACAACAAGGCGACAAGCAGCATCACCAGCAAATAATGGTTGCCGATGAATTCGGGAAGATGGTGCAGGATTTCAGTCATCGATCAGGCCATGAACGCGGCGCAGCGGCCGCAAGAGAGCGCGGATTATCCGCGAGCTGGCCGCCGGGCGCAAAGATTGCTATCGCGAATAGATCTTGAGGGCGTGCTGTGCTGCATTGATCCAGCTGTCGAAAAAGTCGGCGCACTGGCTCACGCAACCTTTCGCGACGCTTCGGGTACCTACACCACTTGCGCCAATCCAGCGGACTCGCTGGCGCGTGCGCCGGTTGCGAAAACTCACGGGAGGGAGAGATCGAACAATGAGGTTTCGCCACACACAACGCGTGTCGATCATGCTCGCGGGCATCGTGCTCTGGTGCGCCGGTTGCGCGTTTGCGTTCGCGCAAAAAACGGCGGATGCGCCCGCGTTGCGGCTGCCGGCCACGAATCTTTCCGCCGACGAAACCCACGCCCGCGCCAGTCAGTTGTTGCCGGCGCCCGGGTTCGCCAATGCTACGGTCGCGGTCAATCCGATGGCGGCGCAGGCCAAGCCGGTTGGCGAAAAAGTCTGCATCGCCTGCCATCAACTCGAGAGCGAGCATTTCACCCACACCCTGCATGCGCTCGGATTGCACGCGGCAGCTAAGGTCGATCCGAATATTCCCGTGTGCGAAACCTGCCACGGTCCGGGTTCTGCGCATGCGGCACAACCGAACAGCAAGGGTTTGATCATCGGTTTCACGCACGACTCCGGCACACCGATCGCGTTGCAAACACAGACCTGCCTGACTTGTCACCAAGGCGGCCCGCGTGATCACTGGGCCGGTTCGATCCATCAGCGCAACGAGTTGTCGTGCAGCGATTGCCATAACCCGATGGCGAAATTTTCGTCCGAAGGCTTGATGGCAAAAGCCTCGATCAACGATACCTGTTCGCAGTGCCACAAAGATGTGCGTTTGCAGTTCAACCGGCGCTCGCACATGCCGCTGCCGGAAGGCCAGATGAGCTGCGACGATTGCCACAATCCGCACGGTTCGCTGACCACGCCGCTGCTCAAGACCAACACCGTCAACGAGACGTGTTACCAATGCCACGCCGAGAAGCGCGGGCCGTTTTTGTTCGAGCACGCGCCGGTGCGCGAGAGCTGCTTAAATTGCCACACGCCGCATGGCTCGAATCAGGCCTCGCTGCTGCTCGAGCCGATCCCGTTCCTGTGCCAGCAATGCCACACCAACCAGGGGCATCCGAGCGAGTTGCAGACACCGCAGTCGCTGGCCAACGGCAAGCATCCCGATGAACGCCTGATGGGTCGCGGCTGCATCACTTGCCACGCGCAGGTACACGGCTCGAATGCGCCGTCAGGCCCGTTCTTCCACGAGTAGCGGGAACGCCGACCATGCTCAAACGCCAGCACCGGATCACGCCATCTTTTTGCGCATTGCTGGGGTTATTGCTGCTGCCCGTAATGACGCTGGCCGATACCGGCGTCGGTGTGGATACATGGCGCGGCAACAAGCTCGATCCGAACGCGGGCGCGGCGCTGCAAGCGACTGACGAACGCGGCACGAGCTGGTTGCAGCCGGGGCAACATCGCTCACCAAGCGGCAACTTGTACATGTGTCCGGCGCAACCGCCGAGCGCCGAAATCGCCGCTGACTGGGCGTATTACGGCGTGCTGCAGATCGGTTATCTCGGCACGGGCGGCGATGACAAGAACGCGTTGTGGAATCGTTATGTGAAGTGGAACAGCGGGCTCGTGCTCGGCCTGTTCGACCTGAATTTCGAGCGCGCCGCCGATGGCACTTACGCGGGAATTCGCGGCAGTCGCATCAGCGATGACGATCAGTATTACCAGGCGGTGTACGGCCGCGCCGGCAGCTACAAGATCCAGGCGTTTATCCGCGATATGCCGAACGTGCTCAGCAACGATGCGCGGCCGATCTGGAACGGCGTCGGCAGCAATAATCTGACCTTGCCGAGCACACTGGTCGCGGGCGGTAGCACACCTGCGCAAGTCGCGGCGGTATCGGCGGCCACGCCCGAACGCACGCTTGAAGTCACGCGGCAAAAACAGGGCATCGGTTACAGCGGATTTCTCACGCCGCAGTGGACTTCATACATCAACATCACCAACGAGGAACGTCGCGGCGAACGCGCATTCGGCGGGCCGATGTATTTCAACTACCAGTTGCCGAACGACGGCGGCGCGCTCGAAACGGTCAAGCCGATCAACGACAGCACAGTCAACATCAACGCCGGATTCCGCTTCAGCGGAAAAACCTGGCGCATGGATTTCGGCTACGTCGGATCGTTCTACCGCGATGCCTACACGGGCTTCAGTTACCAGACGCCGTTCGCGTTGTATCCGGTGGTTGCGGGTGCGACTTCGGCGCCGCTCACGCAAGGCCAGTTCGCCACCGAGCCGGACAACAATTATCACAACCTGCAAGCCACGTTCACGCGCAAACTGCCGATGAACGGCGAGCTGTCGCTGACCGGATCGGCTGGACGCATGACGCAGAACGATGCGCTGATCGCGCCGATCAATTGCCAGGGCGTGTTCGGCATCGATACCAATCACAGCGGTGTGGCGGGGCCGAACAATCCGCTGCTGTATTCGTGCGCGCAGTGGAACACCAGCGCCGCCTTGTCGCGACAAAATGCCGACATGCGCATTGATACCAGCATGCTCGATGCACGTTTCGTGCTGCAGCCGAGCAGCGATGTCAGCATGCGTGGCGGCATGAAATTCA
The sequence above is drawn from the Pseudolysobacter antarcticus genome and encodes:
- a CDS encoding MtrB/PioB family outer membrane beta-barrel protein, with amino-acid sequence MLKRQHRITPSFCALLGLLLLPVMTLADTGVGVDTWRGNKLDPNAGAALQATDERGTSWLQPGQHRSPSGNLYMCPAQPPSAEIAADWAYYGVLQIGYLGTGGDDKNALWNRYVKWNSGLVLGLFDLNFERAADGTYAGIRGSRISDDDQYYQAVYGRAGSYKIQAFIRDMPNVLSNDARPIWNGVGSNNLTLPSTLVAGGSTPAQVAAVSAATPERTLEVTRQKQGIGYSGFLTPQWTSYINITNEERRGERAFGGPMYFNYQLPNDGGALETVKPINDSTVNINAGFRFSGKTWRMDFGYVGSFYRDAYTGFSYQTPFALYPVVAGATSAPLTQGQFATEPDNNYHNLQATFTRKLPMNGELSLTGSAGRMTQNDALIAPINCQGVFGIDTNHSGVAGPNNPLLYSCAQWNTSAALSRQNADMRIDTSMLDARFVLQPSSDVSMRGGMKFNREDYRNTYVAYNPLTGQYGYPIENGSQGSIVPGLTGIYDPLLNPSAITRIMSLPLDEQTIESNVGADWKVSAHDTLGATFNYRDYAPSHRERSEVRNNSIKLTWVDRAIDWLTLRANYTFLRQSGDSYNYNPYDFLYSNSLPGFVAPAGGVPAYTAEAMRAYDLSDRDENKVNLMATIMPREDMTISLSLRGDWNNYDAQIGRKKYDTTGLALQWEWQPSPTTTASAYYGQDRSRIDLANVDNSSASPDPTLGGAAYPNAGRWWVTDRQKNSNLGITMNHQLGRVRFDANWNYLNSRGLTNYRFTTPAALAYFSDGLVPGDAFPAMSYRVNSITIGATIPLMDRASLRIYDYYERGAIGDWHYLGFDQGLVYDHRVYSDGGPQSYSANLIGLLLNIRL
- a CDS encoding DmsE family decaheme c-type cytochrome, with the protein product MRFRHTQRVSIMLAGIVLWCAGCAFAFAQKTADAPALRLPATNLSADETHARASQLLPAPGFANATVAVNPMAAQAKPVGEKVCIACHQLESEHFTHTLHALGLHAAAKVDPNIPVCETCHGPGSAHAAQPNSKGLIIGFTHDSGTPIALQTQTCLTCHQGGPRDHWAGSIHQRNELSCSDCHNPMAKFSSEGLMAKASINDTCSQCHKDVRLQFNRRSHMPLPEGQMSCDDCHNPHGSLTTPLLKTNTVNETCYQCHAEKRGPFLFEHAPVRESCLNCHTPHGSNQASLLLEPIPFLCQQCHTNQGHPSELQTPQSLANGKHPDERLMGRGCITCHAQVHGSNAPSGPFFHE
- a CDS encoding rhodanese-like domain-containing protein, which translates into the protein MTEILHHLPEFIGNHYLLVMLLVALLFILISNEVSGLFRGYKSLTPGGLTQLINRNDALLIDMSSKQDFDQGHIVGAKHVPQSQFDPESKDLVKVKELPIAMCCKTGQTSATAAARLVKAGFKNVYWLDGGLAAWRQADLPVVK